In one Sphingobium indicum B90A genomic region, the following are encoded:
- a CDS encoding universal stress protein, whose translation MNRILACIDASTYATSVVDLAAWAATRLGADVELLHVVQRKDAVASRNDHSGAIGLGVKSELLEELTRIEEAAGRLAIEEGRILLDAGGTRLKEQGITVASMHLHGGIVETIVEREADAALVIIGKRGASGEFATDHIGSKVERVVRASDKPVLIASREAKAPDAVVIAFDNSPAACRAVRHVATSPLFGGLPVHLVMAGPDDGKHRDQLGAAAATLPACSETVLRDGKVDAVIGDHMAAHPGAMLVMGAYGHSPLRTLIVGSTTTTMIRTVRAPVLLVR comes from the coding sequence ATGAACCGCATATTGGCCTGTATCGACGCATCCACCTACGCGACCAGCGTCGTCGATCTGGCGGCCTGGGCCGCTACCCGGCTCGGGGCCGATGTCGAGCTGCTGCACGTCGTCCAGCGCAAGGATGCCGTGGCATCGCGCAACGATCATAGCGGCGCGATCGGCCTCGGTGTCAAAAGCGAGCTGCTGGAAGAGCTGACCCGCATCGAGGAAGCGGCGGGGCGTCTTGCCATCGAGGAAGGGCGCATCCTGCTGGACGCAGGCGGCACTCGCTTGAAGGAGCAGGGCATCACGGTCGCGTCGATGCACCTGCATGGAGGGATCGTGGAGACGATCGTCGAGCGTGAAGCCGATGCTGCATTGGTCATCATCGGCAAGCGCGGCGCGTCGGGCGAGTTCGCGACCGACCATATCGGCTCCAAGGTCGAACGGGTCGTGCGTGCCAGCGACAAGCCGGTGCTGATCGCCTCACGCGAAGCCAAGGCACCTGACGCGGTGGTGATCGCCTTCGACAACAGCCCCGCCGCCTGCCGCGCTGTCCGTCATGTCGCTACCTCGCCGCTGTTCGGTGGTTTGCCAGTACACCTCGTCATGGCGGGGCCGGATGATGGCAAACACCGCGACCAGCTCGGCGCAGCGGCAGCAACGCTGCCCGCCTGTTCCGAAACCGTCCTGCGTGACGGCAAGGTCGATGCGGTGATCGGCGATCATATGGCGGCGCATCCCGGCGCGATGCTGGTGATGGGTGCCTATGGACACTCGCCGCTTCGCACCCTGATCGTCGGCAGCACGACGACAACGATGATCCGCACCGTTCGCGCCCCGGTACTGTTGGTACGCTGA
- a CDS encoding TraR/DksA family transcriptional regulator, whose product MQVQAMALAAQRHRQAECSRIDAALMRIDSGDYGWCVRCGEEIEAKRLDRAPATTMCLACAKEG is encoded by the coding sequence ATGCAGGTGCAGGCAATGGCACTGGCGGCGCAGCGGCACCGGCAAGCCGAATGTAGCCGCATCGACGCCGCACTGATGCGGATCGACAGCGGCGATTATGGCTGGTGCGTCCGCTGTGGTGAGGAAATCGAGGCCAAGCGCCTCGATCGTGCGCCCGCGACGACGATGTGCCTCGCCTGCGCCAAGGAGGGCTAG
- a CDS encoding cold-shock protein, which produces MPTGTIKYLDRGGAWGFISRDDKQPKVFVHVRAAERAGFTELRRGQRWRFTLVERPKGGFEADDLEMLFDEPPPPGR; this is translated from the coding sequence ATGCCGACCGGAACGATCAAATACCTCGACCGTGGTGGGGCCTGGGGCTTCATCTCTCGTGACGACAAGCAGCCCAAGGTCTTTGTCCACGTCCGAGCGGCGGAGCGCGCCGGGTTCACTGAGCTACGGCGCGGGCAGCGATGGCGCTTCACGCTCGTCGAGCGCCCCAAGGGCGGGTTTGAGGCCGATGATCTGGAAATGCTGTTCGACGAACCGCCCCCGCCCGGACGATAA
- a CDS encoding plasmid mobilization protein: protein MPVFTFRLDDDIAQRFDAAADSAGGRSALLRRLVMTAVDAEAGGTPGPVRRRERTTRRFEIRLTDAEIAALDAEADALGMKRTDWVTRLVRRRLHSAAPLPLEERAAVAQAWRELNRIGINLNQATRALNASVMVESGLDVAREAARVASFRTEIRIALAGLGAALKGDLAYWDSLDA from the coding sequence ATGCCCGTCTTCACCTTCCGTCTCGACGATGACATCGCCCAGCGCTTCGATGCTGCGGCGGACAGCGCCGGTGGCCGCTCGGCTTTGCTGCGGCGCCTCGTCATGACTGCAGTGGACGCGGAGGCGGGCGGGACGCCGGGACCAGTCCGCCGGCGGGAGCGAACAACACGGCGGTTTGAGATCCGGCTGACCGATGCGGAAATTGCCGCGCTGGATGCCGAGGCCGATGCTTTGGGTATGAAGCGCACCGACTGGGTGACGAGGCTTGTGCGGCGCCGCCTGCATTCTGCGGCGCCGCTGCCGCTTGAAGAGCGGGCGGCAGTGGCTCAGGCGTGGCGCGAGCTCAACCGGATCGGCATCAATCTCAATCAGGCAACGCGTGCGCTCAATGCTTCGGTGATGGTCGAATCCGGGCTCGATGTCGCGCGCGAGGCGGCGCGGGTGGCAAGCTTTCGGACGGAAATCCGGATCGCGCTTGCCGGTCTCGGCGCCGCGCTCAAGGGCGATCTTGCCTATTGGGACAGCCTTGATGCTTGA
- a CDS encoding relaxase/mobilization nuclease domain-containing protein, translating to MLEEEGILPLPSLMEAWRPPTGGKRILRGAYVRVGRGGSGRGGQARAAPLSQSEARAKLERIVRKAPEVMVKVSGKQYGAHHLSEHFDYVARHGKLAVRSSEGEIIDDPKRLKEIAQDWTMLDEAMNEHGRDRPTSLSLVLSMPGGSTDPETLQDAAQAFARILFEDNHAYMLALHTDTDHPHVHLTVATEGADGTRFNPRKADLHHMRETFAHELRVRGIAAEATPRRARGHVQKRVRSAALHLDARIGQEGRRLNMDELNVLRARAFARARDEERRPQDVMALVRQKQIRGAYAEAAVALARTGEADDQALSDEIAGFLAAMPPAVSRRLALAREMMQGRQATEPARELEGGAGPERPAPERGRER from the coding sequence ATGCTTGAGGAGGAGGGCATCCTGCCGCTGCCCAGCCTCATGGAGGCATGGCGGCCGCCCACCGGTGGGAAACGGATACTGCGGGGGGCTTATGTGCGCGTCGGACGGGGCGGATCGGGCCGGGGAGGGCAGGCGCGCGCCGCGCCGCTGAGCCAGTCCGAGGCTCGGGCCAAGCTCGAGCGGATCGTGCGCAAGGCCCCGGAGGTCATGGTCAAGGTCTCGGGCAAGCAATATGGCGCGCATCATCTATCCGAGCATTTCGACTATGTTGCTCGGCACGGGAAGCTCGCGGTGCGCTCGAGCGAGGGTGAGATCATTGACGATCCCAAGCGCCTGAAGGAGATTGCGCAGGACTGGACCATGCTCGACGAGGCGATGAACGAGCATGGCCGCGATCGGCCGACCTCGCTGTCGCTGGTCCTCTCCATGCCCGGCGGTTCGACCGATCCCGAGACGCTGCAGGACGCCGCCCAGGCGTTCGCCCGGATCCTGTTCGAGGACAATCACGCCTATATGCTGGCGCTCCATACAGATACCGATCATCCGCATGTCCATCTGACGGTGGCCACCGAAGGTGCGGACGGCACGCGGTTCAATCCGCGCAAGGCCGACCTCCATCATATGCGAGAGACATTCGCGCATGAGCTACGGGTGCGCGGCATCGCGGCTGAGGCGACGCCCAGACGCGCACGCGGTCACGTTCAAAAGCGTGTGCGCTCAGCAGCGCTGCATCTCGATGCTCGGATCGGTCAGGAGGGGCGCCGGCTCAATATGGATGAACTCAACGTGCTGCGCGCTCGGGCCTTTGCGCGCGCGCGCGATGAGGAACGGCGGCCGCAAGACGTGATGGCGCTGGTTCGCCAGAAGCAGATACGCGGTGCTTATGCGGAGGCGGCAGTGGCGCTTGCACGCACCGGCGAGGCCGACGACCAGGCGCTTTCCGACGAAATTGCGGGTTTCCTGGCGGCTATGCCGCCGGCGGTCTCCCGACGTCTGGCCCTGGCCCGCGAGATGATGCAGGGGCGGCAAGCGACAGAGCCGGCGCGCGAGCTGGAGGGTGGAGCTGGTCCCGAGCGGCCAGCGCCGGAGCGTGGGCGGGAGCGTTGA
- a CDS encoding DUF6088 family protein, translating to MDMSAVADRIMKRVRGKGCGWVFTPKQFVDFGTRGSVDMALSRLAHAGDIRRIGRGLYDYPRQHDKLGALSPDPGQLAQALSAQSGDALAPSGAAAANSLGISTQVPARVSYATSGRTRTAKAGGRSVTLKHSRAPVLDAPESVNAIVQALAHLGKGNIDADVIGRFAARLDDAGTRALVAARSAMPGWMGDIVLKIQASRRDRSCREKG from the coding sequence ATGGACATGTCTGCGGTGGCTGACCGGATTATGAAGCGTGTGCGCGGCAAGGGCTGTGGCTGGGTGTTTACGCCCAAGCAGTTCGTCGACTTCGGTACGCGCGGCTCGGTCGACATGGCGCTGTCGCGTCTCGCGCATGCCGGTGACATCCGTCGGATCGGCCGCGGTCTCTACGACTATCCCCGCCAGCATGACAAGCTTGGTGCCCTGAGCCCGGATCCCGGGCAGCTGGCCCAGGCGCTCTCCGCGCAGAGCGGCGATGCGCTCGCGCCGTCGGGAGCGGCGGCGGCCAATAGCCTTGGTATCTCGACGCAGGTGCCCGCCCGGGTGAGCTACGCCACCAGCGGCCGCACCCGCACCGCCAAGGCTGGCGGCCGCAGCGTTACCTTGAAGCACAGCCGCGCGCCGGTGCTCGACGCGCCGGAGTCTGTGAATGCGATCGTCCAGGCGCTCGCGCATCTAGGGAAGGGCAATATCGACGCGGATGTGATCGGGCGCTTCGCCGCGCGCCTCGACGATGCCGGTACGCGCGCGCTGGTCGCGGCCCGCTCGGCCATGCCGGGCTGGATGGGCGACATTGTCCTCAAGATCCAGGCGTCGCGGAGAGATAGGTCATGCAGGGAGAAAGGGTAG
- a CDS encoding type III restriction-modification system endonuclease, translated as MKLHFEPDLDYQHTAIEAVCDLFRGQEINRTEFTVTRRPRPLRDSTGQAGLDLGAFTGVQGELGLVENELGIGNRLSLLDDEIVTNLKDIQLRNGLPPSSALASGDFTVEMETGTGKTYVYLRTVFELNKRFGFTKFVIVVPSVAIKEGVYKTLQITEEHFKGLYSGQPFDYFLYDSAKLGQVRNFATSPTIQIMVVTVGAINKKDVNNLYKDSEKTGGEAPIDLIRATRPVIIVDEPQSVDGGLQGSGKQALGMMNPLCTLRYSATHVDKHHMVYRLDAVDAYERKLVKQIEVASLEVEGGHNKAYLRFLSANNRGGAVTARIEVDAQQGAQVRRKEITVQDGDDLEDETGRAVYKNCRIGEIRVSGDSSLLEVKTDGSETFLSVGEAIGDVDADAIKRLMIRRTIQEHLEKEKRLAPLGIKVLSLFFIDAVDHYRSYDEDGNAVKGKYATMFEEEYRRAAKLPEFSSLFKEVDLTSEAEDVHDGYFSIDKNKRWTDTADNNQANRDSAERAYNLIMKDKEKLLGFETKLKFIFSHSALKEGWDNPNVFQICALREIGTERERRQTIGRGLRLCVNQQGERLRGFEINTLTVVATESYETFADNLQKEIEADTGIRFGIVEQHQFAAIPIQKDDGTLTMLGFEESTSIFDFLKAEQMIDARGKVQDKLRQALKEGTLTLPPEYAAHLPQVKEVLRKVAGKLDIKNADERVTVKTRQAVLQSAEFQALWERIKHKTTYRVHFDNAKLIDDCVKAIAGAPPIAKARVTIRKADLAIGQGGVLATETSTSGPVTIEEGDIVLPDVLTDLQDRTQLTRRSLVTILTESGRLSDFKRNPQAFIELAAEVINRTKRLALVDGIKYQRVGVDTFYAQELFEQEELTGYLKNMLKDTQKSVFEHVVYDSGGVERTFAEQLEKNEAVKVYAKLPGWFKVPTPLGTYNPDWAVLVQMDGEERLYFVVETKGSLFADDLRDNEAAKIACGEAHFKALAINQNPARYVKATRINDLMEHS; from the coding sequence ATGAAACTGCATTTCGAGCCCGATCTCGATTATCAGCACACGGCAATCGAGGCCGTCTGTGATCTTTTCCGTGGGCAGGAAATCAACCGCACCGAATTCACCGTCACGCGCCGTCCGCGCCCGCTGCGCGATTCAACGGGGCAGGCGGGTTTAGACCTGGGCGCATTTACCGGCGTTCAGGGTGAACTTGGCCTTGTCGAAAACGAATTGGGCATCGGCAACCGGCTATCCCTGCTCGACGATGAGATCGTTACTAACCTGAAGGATATTCAGCTCCGCAACGGTCTGCCGCCGTCGTCGGCGCTCGCGTCCGGCGACTTCACCGTCGAAATGGAGACGGGGACGGGCAAGACCTACGTTTACCTCCGCACGGTCTTCGAGCTGAACAAGCGTTTCGGCTTCACCAAATTCGTGATCGTCGTGCCGTCCGTCGCGATCAAGGAGGGCGTCTACAAGACGCTCCAGATCACCGAGGAGCATTTCAAAGGCCTCTATTCCGGCCAGCCCTTCGACTATTTCCTCTACGATTCCGCCAAGCTCGGCCAAGTGCGGAACTTTGCCACCAGCCCGACCATTCAGATCATGGTCGTCACCGTGGGCGCGATCAACAAGAAGGACGTGAACAACCTCTACAAGGATAGCGAGAAGACGGGCGGCGAAGCGCCCATCGACCTGATCCGTGCGACGCGCCCCGTCATCATCGTCGATGAACCGCAGAGCGTTGACGGCGGCTTGCAGGGCAGCGGCAAGCAGGCGCTCGGCATGATGAACCCGCTCTGCACCCTGCGTTATTCCGCTACCCACGTGGACAAGCATCACATGGTCTACCGGCTTGACGCCGTGGACGCCTATGAGCGCAAGCTGGTCAAGCAGATCGAAGTGGCCTCGCTCGAAGTCGAGGGCGGCCATAACAAGGCCTATTTGCGTTTCCTGTCGGCCAACAACCGGGGCGGCGCTGTTACAGCCCGCATCGAAGTGGACGCGCAGCAGGGCGCACAAGTCCGTCGCAAGGAAATCACCGTGCAGGACGGGGACGATCTTGAGGATGAGACTGGCCGCGCCGTCTATAAGAATTGCCGCATCGGCGAAATCCGCGTTTCCGGCGACAGCTCATTGCTGGAGGTGAAAACTGACGGCTCCGAAACCTTCCTCTCGGTCGGTGAAGCCATCGGCGACGTGGATGCGGACGCCATCAAGCGGCTGATGATCCGCCGCACGATCCAGGAGCACCTGGAAAAGGAAAAGCGCCTAGCACCGCTTGGCATCAAGGTGCTGAGCCTGTTCTTCATCGACGCCGTGGATCACTACCGCTCATACGATGAGGACGGAAATGCCGTGAAAGGCAAATATGCGACGATGTTCGAGGAAGAATATCGCCGCGCCGCCAAGCTTCCCGAATTTTCCAGCCTGTTCAAGGAAGTCGACCTCACGTCCGAAGCCGAGGACGTGCATGACGGCTATTTCTCCATCGACAAGAACAAGCGCTGGACGGACACCGCCGACAACAATCAGGCGAACCGCGACAGCGCCGAGCGCGCCTATAACCTCATCATGAAGGACAAGGAAAAGCTCTTGGGCTTCGAGACGAAGCTCAAGTTCATCTTTTCCCACTCCGCCCTGAAAGAGGGCTGGGACAATCCCAACGTGTTCCAGATTTGCGCTCTGCGTGAAATCGGCACGGAGCGGGAACGCCGCCAGACCATCGGTCGCGGCCTGCGCCTGTGCGTCAACCAGCAGGGTGAACGGCTGCGTGGCTTCGAGATCAACACGCTCACGGTGGTCGCGACCGAGAGCTATGAGACCTTCGCCGACAACCTCCAGAAGGAAATCGAGGCCGACACCGGCATTCGCTTCGGTATCGTCGAGCAGCACCAGTTCGCGGCGATCCCGATCCAGAAGGACGACGGTACGCTCACGATGCTGGGCTTCGAGGAATCGACGTCGATCTTTGACTTCCTCAAGGCCGAGCAGATGATCGACGCCAGAGGCAAGGTGCAGGACAAGCTGCGGCAGGCACTGAAGGAGGGGACTCTGACCCTCCCGCCTGAATACGCCGCGCATTTGCCGCAGGTGAAAGAAGTCCTGCGCAAGGTCGCTGGCAAGCTCGACATCAAGAATGCCGACGAGCGCGTCACGGTCAAAACCCGTCAGGCCGTCCTGCAAAGCGCCGAATTCCAGGCGCTGTGGGAGCGCATCAAGCACAAGACGACCTATCGGGTGCATTTCGACAACGCGAAGCTGATCGACGATTGCGTCAAGGCCATTGCCGGTGCGCCGCCGATTGCCAAAGCGCGCGTCACCATCCGCAAGGCCGACCTGGCCATCGGGCAGGGCGGCGTGCTCGCAACCGAAACCTCCACGTCCGGCCCCGTGACCATCGAGGAGGGCGATATCGTCCTGCCCGACGTGCTGACTGATCTTCAGGATCGCACCCAGCTCACGCGGCGCAGTCTCGTCACCATCCTGACCGAGAGCGGCAGGCTGTCGGATTTCAAGCGCAATCCGCAAGCCTTCATCGAGCTGGCCGCCGAGGTTATCAACCGCACCAAGCGGTTGGCTCTCGTCGATGGCATCAAATATCAGCGCGTCGGCGTCGATACCTTCTATGCGCAGGAGCTGTTCGAGCAGGAGGAGCTGACCGGCTACCTTAAGAACATGCTCAAGGACACACAGAAATCCGTGTTCGAGCATGTTGTCTATGACTCGGGCGGCGTCGAGCGCACTTTCGCCGAACAGCTCGAAAAGAACGAGGCCGTGAAGGTTTACGCCAAGCTCCCCGGCTGGTTCAAAGTGCCGACGCCGCTTGGAACCTACAATCCCGATTGGGCGGTTCTCGTGCAGATGGATGGCGAGGAACGCCTTTATTTCGTCGTCGAAACTAAGGGCAGCCTGTTCGCGGATGATCTGCGGGACAACGAAGCGGCAAAGATCGCTTGCGGAGAGGCACATTTCAAAGCTCTGGCGATCAACCAAAATCCGGCCCGTTACGTCAAGGCCACCAGGATAAATGACCTCATGGAACATAGCTGA
- a CDS encoding site-specific DNA-methyltransferase — MSKSLEQMKKIEMGDALTQSQNLVEENIARLLELFPALLVENSDGGYAVDVEVLKQLVGDATVSTADEKYGLSWHGKRQARQIALTPSTGTLLPRPDESVEWDGTRNLLIEGDNLEVLKLLQKSYNRKIKAIYIDPPYNTGRNLIYPNDYHDGVRTYLEVTGQVEGEKKLQSNPESGGRFHTNWLSMIYPRLKLARNLLAPDGVLVITIDDNEVSQLGVILREVFEEGNFDHVCVPVVHNPRGVQGKNFSYVHEYAYFVYPAGTKAICDRKIDDADVDWSHLRNWGSESERSDAKNCFYPIMVKDGAIVGFGDVCPDEFHPKQTEVIDGISYVYPIDKAGVERKWRYARQSVEGIASMLRAKQTSYGYEIELGKTFGLYRTIWNDKRYDANDNGTGLVGELVPGSPFTFPKSLWAVYDSLLAATGNDPDAIVLDFFAGSGTTGHAVMELNKDTGGNRRFILAQLPEPVDGNKKFPTIFEVTKARIKAAGERIKAANPMFAGDVGFRVFKLASSNIRAWDPEPSDLEGTLLANAEHLVAGRTEQDVLYELLLKLGLDLCVPIQTKEVAGKVVRSIGGGALIACLADGLSKETVETLANGIVAWRKELAPAVDTRVVFKDSGFADDVAKSNMAAILNQNGILDVRSL; from the coding sequence GTGAGTAAGAGTCTTGAGCAAATGAAAAAAATCGAAATGGGCGACGCGCTTACCCAAAGCCAAAATCTCGTTGAAGAGAATATCGCCCGCTTGCTGGAGCTTTTCCCCGCTTTACTCGTCGAGAATAGCGACGGCGGATATGCCGTCGATGTTGAGGTATTGAAGCAGCTGGTCGGCGACGCGACGGTCTCGACCGCCGATGAAAAATACGGGCTATCTTGGCACGGCAAGCGTCAAGCGCGACAGATCGCATTGACGCCTTCAACCGGCACGCTCCTGCCACGTCCGGATGAAAGCGTCGAGTGGGACGGGACGCGCAATCTCCTGATTGAAGGTGACAACCTCGAAGTCCTCAAGCTCCTGCAGAAGAGCTATAACCGAAAAATCAAAGCAATCTATATTGACCCGCCCTACAATACCGGGCGGAATCTCATATACCCGAACGACTATCACGATGGTGTTCGCACCTATCTTGAGGTGACTGGTCAGGTCGAGGGAGAGAAGAAGCTTCAAAGTAATCCGGAGTCGGGAGGCCGCTTCCATACTAACTGGCTATCGATGATTTATCCGCGCCTCAAACTTGCGAGAAATCTTTTGGCACCGGATGGTGTTTTAGTCATCACGATTGATGACAACGAAGTCAGCCAACTTGGCGTGATACTCCGTGAGGTCTTTGAAGAAGGGAACTTCGATCACGTCTGCGTCCCTGTCGTTCATAACCCGCGCGGCGTGCAGGGTAAGAATTTCTCTTACGTTCATGAATACGCGTATTTTGTTTACCCGGCAGGCACCAAGGCAATCTGCGACCGAAAGATCGATGATGCAGATGTGGACTGGTCGCATCTTCGGAATTGGGGCTCTGAATCGGAACGCTCCGATGCCAAGAATTGCTTCTACCCGATCATGGTAAAGGACGGCGCGATTGTCGGCTTTGGTGATGTTTGCCCCGACGAATTCCATCCCAAGCAAACCGAAGTGATTGACGGCATTTCGTACGTTTATCCAATCGATAAGGCGGGAGTGGAGCGCAAGTGGCGCTATGCGCGGCAATCGGTCGAGGGAATTGCTTCGATGCTGCGCGCCAAGCAAACGAGCTATGGCTACGAGATCGAACTTGGGAAAACCTTTGGCCTCTATCGAACCATTTGGAACGACAAGCGGTATGACGCCAACGACAATGGAACCGGCCTTGTTGGCGAATTGGTTCCCGGATCGCCGTTTACCTTCCCGAAGAGCCTTTGGGCTGTCTACGATAGCTTGCTCGCTGCGACCGGGAACGACCCGGACGCCATCGTTTTGGACTTCTTCGCTGGCAGCGGCACGACGGGTCATGCCGTTATGGAACTGAACAAAGACACTGGCGGTAACCGCCGGTTCATTCTCGCTCAACTGCCGGAGCCGGTCGACGGTAACAAGAAATTTCCCACAATCTTTGAGGTAACGAAAGCCCGCATAAAAGCCGCAGGAGAGCGCATTAAGGCGGCAAATCCCATGTTCGCTGGTGATGTGGGTTTTCGGGTTTTCAAGCTCGCATCTTCCAATATTCGTGCATGGGATCCAGAGCCTTCAGACCTTGAAGGCACGCTGCTCGCCAATGCCGAGCACCTTGTGGCGGGACGCACAGAGCAGGACGTGCTTTATGAGCTGCTGCTCAAGCTGGGGCTTGACCTGTGTGTACCTATTCAAACGAAGGAGGTTGCGGGTAAGGTCGTCCGTTCCATCGGCGGCGGCGCGCTGATTGCCTGTCTGGCCGATGGGCTGTCCAAGGAAACGGTCGAAACCCTCGCCAACGGAATTGTCGCATGGCGGAAAGAGCTTGCCCCTGCCGTGGACACCCGCGTGGTCTTCAAGGATTCCGGCTTCGCTGATGACGTTGCCAAATCCAATATGGCCGCGATCCTGAACCAGAACGGCATTCTTGACGTGCGTAGTCTGTAA
- a CDS encoding phospholipase D-like domain-containing protein has translation MAVNSQAKAPRAIVGPVIADLDSIGAGDVTIATAFYSMGALNALNIEANSLRLFVRLDLTSPVEWALGSLNPPALRDFIQRHYATCNEVALFVSPSAHAKIYSGQQGYLIGSANLSTRALSGNAAEVLWFERDQARRDLMDQMFGEYSRLFKPLKFDDLVDYVKSYEKEVANIKKKLPPILNIEEDRVASRIMRPTRFGDYDDFLKWLSRQTDDASKEISRRAHGKAQLSGHIRQNFFGLRQFFLVNPGNMSLLSKQEADTYTLSKDAKTAATLSAFVKQRAQDEGPFKLSTWRTYLPESAGGKPKSGGGTSGNLKRMLPLVARYMRAKVGKNS, from the coding sequence ATGGCTGTGAATAGTCAAGCAAAGGCACCGAGGGCGATTGTTGGCCCTGTCATTGCAGATCTCGATTCAATCGGGGCGGGCGATGTAACTATTGCTACGGCTTTCTATTCCATGGGCGCACTTAATGCGCTCAACATCGAAGCCAACAGCCTTCGCCTTTTCGTGCGCCTTGATTTAACGTCACCCGTGGAATGGGCGCTCGGCTCTCTGAATCCTCCAGCGCTACGAGATTTTATCCAACGTCATTACGCCACGTGCAACGAGGTAGCACTTTTCGTGAGCCCGTCCGCTCACGCTAAAATTTATAGCGGTCAGCAGGGATATTTGATTGGCAGCGCCAATCTCAGCACGCGGGCGTTGTCTGGAAATGCCGCTGAGGTTCTGTGGTTTGAACGTGACCAAGCGCGGCGCGACCTGATGGATCAAATGTTTGGCGAATACTCACGCCTTTTTAAGCCTCTGAAATTTGATGATCTTGTCGACTACGTGAAGTCGTATGAGAAAGAGGTCGCAAATATAAAGAAAAAGCTACCGCCAATTCTGAATATTGAAGAAGATAGGGTAGCATCCCGCATTATGCGACCCACGCGTTTTGGGGATTACGATGATTTTCTAAAATGGCTTTCTCGCCAGACGGATGATGCGTCGAAAGAAATATCTCGACGCGCGCATGGTAAGGCGCAATTGAGCGGTCACATACGTCAAAACTTCTTTGGGCTTCGGCAGTTTTTTCTCGTTAATCCGGGCAATATGAGCCTGCTTTCTAAGCAGGAGGCAGACACCTACACGTTATCCAAGGATGCAAAAACGGCGGCCACGCTCAGTGCATTTGTTAAGCAGCGCGCACAAGACGAAGGGCCGTTCAAGTTATCCACCTGGCGCACCTATCTGCCTGAGAGCGCAGGTGGTAAGCCAAAATCCGGGGGCGGCACCAGCGGAAATTTGAAGCGTATGCTTCCATTGGTCGCCCGCTATATGCGAGCGAAAGTAGGGAAAAATTCGTGA
- a CDS encoding DUF4391 domain-containing protein translates to MRAIVDALALPTGARVDARVPKKLLIEQGAPTSTDKRAIQEGVDELQWFAACKPATIGVPAFADEERDYLEIAVIGCAFRAGAKGTRLIELIHRAIPYPVFLITSDEGGLTLSAAHKRKAQNEAGRVVVEGVVAAAGLHLDGADAMQTAFLASLALAAQPRTDLHSLYSGWIGRLEALNASRLTGAFAATDNGEIVIRRRQALDAHAKMSKEIEVLRGKAKREKHLARRVEMNMEIQRREAELAENSKWL, encoded by the coding sequence GTGCGCGCCATCGTTGATGCTCTTGCGCTTCCAACCGGCGCGAGGGTCGATGCCCGTGTTCCCAAGAAACTGCTGATCGAGCAGGGTGCGCCGACCAGCACGGACAAGCGCGCCATTCAGGAAGGCGTTGACGAGCTGCAATGGTTTGCGGCCTGCAAGCCCGCGACCATCGGCGTCCCAGCCTTTGCCGACGAGGAGCGCGACTATCTAGAAATCGCCGTCATCGGTTGCGCCTTCCGTGCCGGTGCCAAGGGGACGCGACTGATCGAACTGATCCACCGCGCCATTCCATATCCCGTGTTTCTCATAACGTCGGATGAGGGCGGTTTGACCCTATCCGCCGCGCACAAGCGCAAGGCGCAGAACGAAGCTGGCCGCGTCGTAGTGGAGGGCGTTGTCGCCGCCGCTGGCCTGCATCTGGACGGTGCAGATGCGATGCAGACGGCGTTTTTAGCGAGCCTGGCGCTGGCGGCGCAACCCCGAACCGACCTCCACAGCCTCTATTCCGGCTGGATCGGGCGGCTGGAAGCGCTCAACGCTTCGCGGTTGACGGGGGCCTTCGCGGCAACCGATAATGGTGAAATTGTCATCAGACGTCGTCAGGCGCTCGACGCGCACGCGAAAATGAGCAAAGAAATCGAGGTGTTGCGAGGCAAAGCCAAGCGCGAGAAGCATCTTGCTCGTCGCGTGGAAATGAACATGGAAATACAAAGGCGCGAGGCCGAACTTGCGGAAAACTCTAAATGGCTGTGA